Proteins found in one Misgurnus anguillicaudatus chromosome 3, ASM2758022v2, whole genome shotgun sequence genomic segment:
- the LOC129445270 gene encoding uncharacterized protein, with product MGKDGVAVGKHYISSAFYYIQNGRKSFYHNVHFNHQLANYYRTYHDNSTDDSSSPHFRGPDFEGRRTCHDTGTDDSSSPHFRGPHFQGRRTCHDTGTDDSSSPHFRGPHFQGRRTCHNTRTDDSSSTNFRGPHFQGRRTCHDTGTDDSSSPNFRGPHFQGRRTCHDTGTDDSSSPNFRGPDFEGRRTCHNTETDDSSSPNFRCPDFEGRRTCDDTGKDDSSSPNFRSPHFQGHRTCDDTGTDDSSSPNFRCPHFQGYRTCNDTRTDDSSSPNFRSSDFEGRRTCHDTGTDDSSSPNFRGPDFEGRRTCHDTGTDDSSSPNFRGPDFEGRRTCHDTGTDDSSSPNFRSPDFEGRRTCHDTGTDDSSSPNFRGPDFEGRRTCHDTGTDYSSSPNFRSPDFEGRRTCHDTGTYDSTSPNFRGPDFEGRRTFHDTGTDDSSSPNFRCPDFEGRRTYHDTGTDDSSSPNFRSTDFEGRRTCHDTGTDDSSSPNFRSPDFEGRRTCHDTGTDDSSSPNFRCPDFEGRRTYHNTGTDDSSSPNFRSTDFEGRRTYHDTGTDDSSSPNFRSTDFEGRRTCHDTGTDDSSSPNFRSTDFEGRRTCHDTGTDDSSSPNFRSPDFEGRRTCHDTGTDDSSSPNFRCPDFEGRRTYHNTGTDDSSSPNFRSTDFEGRRTYHDTGTDDSSSPNFRSTDFEGRRTYHDTGTDDSSSPNFRSTDFEGRRTYHNTGTDDSSSPNFRSTDFEGRRTYHDTGTDDSSSPNFRSTDFEGRRTCHDTGTDDSSSPNFRCPHFQGHRTCDDTGTDDSSSPNFRGPHFQGRRTCDDTGTDDSSSPNFRGPHFQGHRTCDDTGTDDSSSPNFRCHHFQGHRTCQNTGTDDSSSPNFRGPHFQGRRTCDDTGTDDSSSPNFRGPHFQGHRTCDDTGTDDSSSPNFRGPHFQGRRTCHDTGTDDSSSPNFRGPHFQGHRTCQNTGTDDKPATTPERTTVPAQTSAALTSKTAGPATTPERTTVPAQTSAALTSKAAGPTTTPERTTVPAHTSAALTSKTAGPATTPERMTVPAHTSAALTSKTAGPATTPERMTVPAHTSAALTSKTAGPATTPERMTVPAHTSAALTSKAAGPATTPERTTVPAHTSAALTSKAAGPATTPERTTVPAHTSAALTSKAAGPATKPERTTVPAHTSAALTTKAAGPATTPERTTVPAHTSAPLTSKAAGHTTAKVPTSPATVAKVLTKLVFSSSDTFTNDLLDKSSPGFKAREKLVKDKLEPIYSQKYPAFMSLTVENFSAGSIITSTQLTFNYTKGLPTTEDIKNDLVKAVETGVVNQLKITPNSIVVNNTGITTATTTRRTAITAASTKVLTTTPAAAAVVLTNLVFSSSDTFTNDLLNKTSPGFKTREKLVKDELEPIYKKTYPAFMKLNVESFRAGSVVTSTQLTFNYTQGLPTTEDIKNVLVKAVETGGVNQLNIIPNSVTVNNTVTATTVANTASAPKIESSLLQATFLLITSTVLRLFL from the exons ATGGGGAAAGACGGTGTTGCGGtcggcaa GCACTACATATCATCAGCATTTTATTATATCCAGAATGGAAGGAAGAGCTTTTATCATAATGTGCATTTTAATCA TCAGTTGGCAAACTACTACAGGACCTACCATGACAACAGCACAGACGACAGTTCCAGCCCACACTTCCGCGGCCCTGACTTCGAAGGCCGCAGGACCTGCCACGACACCGGAACGGACGACAGTTCCAGCCCACACTTCCGCGGCCCTCACTTCCAAGGCCGCAGGACCTGCCACGACACCGGAACAGACGACAGTTCCAGCCCACACTTCCGCGGCCCTCACTTCCAAGGCCGCAGGACCTGCCACAACACCAGAACGGACGACAGTTCCAGCACAAACTTCCGCGGCCCTCACTTCCAAGGCCGCAGGACCTGCCACGACACCGGAACGGACGACAGTTCCAGCCCAAACTTCCGCGGCCCTCACTTCCAAGGCCGCAGGACCTGCCACGACACCGGAACGGACGACAGTTCCAGCCCAAACTTCCGCGGCCCTGACTTCGAAGGCCGCAGGACCTGCCACAACACCGAAACGGACGACAGTTCCAGCCCAAACTTCCGCTGCCCTGACTTCGAAGGCCGCAGAACCTGCGATGACACCGGAAAGGACGACAGTTCCAGCCCAAACTTCCGCAGCCCTCACTTCCAAGGCCACAGGACCTGCGACGACACCGGAACGGACGACAGTTCCAGCCCAAACTTCCGCTGCCCTCACTTCCAAGGCTACAGGACCTGTAACGACACCCGAACGGACGACAGTTCCAGCCCAAACTTCCGCTCCTCTGACTTCGAAGGCCGCAGGACCTGCCACGACACCGGAACGGACGACAGTTCCAGCCCAAACTTCCGCGGCCCTGACTTCGAAGGCCGCAGGACCTGCCACGACACCGGAACAGACGACAGTTCCAGCCCAAACTTCCGCGGCCCTGACTTCGAAGGTCGCAGGACCTGCCACGACACCGGAACAGACGACAGTTCCAGCCCAAACTTCCGCTCCCCTGACTTCGAAGGCCGCAGGACCTGCCACGACACCGGAACGGACGACAGTTCCAGCCCAAACTTCCGCGGCCCTGACTTCGAAGGCCGCAGGACCTGCCACGACACCGGAACAGACTACAGTTCCAGCCCAAACTTCCGCTCCCCTGACTTCGAAGGCCGCAGGACCTGCCACGACACCGGAACGTACGACAGTACCAGCCCAAACTTCCGCGGCCCTGACTTCGAAGGCCGCAGGACCTTCCACGACACCGGAACGGACGACAGTTCCAGCCCAAACTTCCGCTGCCCTGACTTCGAAGGCCGCAGGACCTACCACGACACCGGAACAGACGACAGTTCCAGCCCAAACTTCCGCTCCACTGACTTCGAAGGCCGCAGGACCTGCCACGACACCGGAACGGACGACAGTTCCAGCCCAAACTTCCGCTCCCCTGACTTCGAAGGCCGCAGGACCTGCCACGACACCGGAACGGACGACAGTTCCAGCCCAAACTTCCGCTGCCCTGACTTCGAAGGCCGCAGGACCTACCACAACACCGGAACGGACGACAGTTCCAGCCCAAACTTCCGCTCCACTGACTTCGAAGGCCGCAGGACCTACCACGACACCGGAACAGACGACAGTTCCAGCCCAAACTTCCGCTCCACTGACTTCGAAGGCCGCAGGACCTGCCACGACACCGGAACGGACGACAGTTCCAGCCCAAACTTCCGCTCCACTGACTTCGAAGGCCGCAGGACCTGCCACGACACCGGAACGGACGACAGTTCCAGCCCAAACTTCCGCTCCCCTGACTTCGAAGGCCGCAGGACCTGCCACGACACCGGAACGGACGACAGTTCCAGCCCAAACTTCCGCTGCCCTGACTTCGAAGGCCGCAGGACCTACCACAACACCGGAACGGACGACAGTTCCAGCCCAAACTTCCGCTCCACTGACTTCGAAGGCCGCAGGACCTACCACGACACCGGAACAGACGACAGTTCCAGCCCAAACTTCCGCTCCACTGACTTCGAAGGCCGCAGGACCTACCACGACACCGGAACAGACGACAGTTCCAGCCCAAACTTCCGCTCCACTGACTTCGAAGGCCGCAGGACCTACCACAACACCGGAACGGACGACAGTTCCAGCCCAAACTTCCGCTCCACTGACTTCGAAGGCCGCAGGACCTACCACGACACCGGAACAGACGACAGTTCCAGCCCAAACTTCCGCTCCACTGACTTCGAAGGCCGCAGGACCTGCCACGACACCGGAACGGACGACAGTTCCAGCCCAAACTTCCGCTGCCCTCACTTCCAAGGCCACAGGACCTGCGACGACACCGGAACGGACGACAGTTCCAGCCCAAACTTCCGCGGCCCTCACTTCCAAGGCCGCAGAACCTGCGACGACACCGGAACGGACGACAGTTCCAGCCCAAACTTCCGCGGCCCTCACTTCCAAGGCCACAGGACCTGCGACGACACCGGAACGGACGACAGTTCCAGCCCAAACTTCCGCTGCCACCACTTCCAAGGCCACAGGACCTGCCAAAACACCGGAACGGACGACAGTTCCAGCCCAAACTTCCGCGGCCCTCACTTCCAAGGCCGCAGAACCTGCGACGACACCGGAACGGACGACAGTTCCAGCCCAAACTTCCGCGGCCCTCACTTCCAAGGCCACAGGACCTGCGACGACACCGGAACGGACGACAGTTCCAGCCCAAACTTCCGCGGCCCTCACTTCCAAGGCCGCAGGACCTGCCACGACACCGGAACGGACGACAGTTCCAGCCCAAACTTCCGCGGCCCTCACTTCCAAGGCCACAGGACCTGCCAAAACACCGGAACGGACGACA AACCTGCGACGACACCGGAACGGACGACAGTTCCAGCCCAAACTTCCGCGGCCCTCACTTCCAAGACCGCAGGACCTGCCACGACACCGGAACGGACGACAGTTCCAGCCCAAACTTCCGCGGCCCTCACTTCCAAGGCCGCAGGACCTACCACGACACCGGAACGGACGACAGTTCCAGCCCACACTTCCGCGGCCCTCACTTCGAAGACCGCAGGACCTGCCACGACACCGGAACGGATGACAGTTCCAGCCCACACTTCCGCGGCCCTCACTTCCAAGACCGCAGGACCTGCCACGACACCGGAACGGATGACAGTTCCAGCCCACACTTCCGCGGCCCTCACTTCCAAGACCGCAGGACCTGCCACGACTCCGGAAAGGATGACAGTTCCAGCCCACACTTCCGCTGCCCTGACTTCGAAGGCCGCAGGACCTGCCACAACACCGGAACGGACGACAGTTCCAGCCCACACTTCCGCGGCCCTCACTTCGAAGGCCGCAGGACCTGCCACGACACCGGAACGGACGACAGTTCCAGCCCACACTTCCGCGGCCCTCACTTCCAAGGCCGCAGGACCTGCCACGAAACCGGAACGGACGACAGTTCCAGCCCACACTTCCGCGGCCCTCACTACCAAGGCCGCAGGACCTGCCACGACACCAGAACGGACGACAGTTCCAGCCCACACTTCCGCGCCCCTCACTTCCAAGGCTGCAGGACACACTACAGCTAAAGTACCTACTAGTCCTGCAACAGTAGCTAAAGTACTGACAAAACTTGTGTTTAGCTCCTCTGACACATTTACAAACGACCTCCTTGATAAAAGCTCTCCTGGCTTTAAAGCAAGAGAAAAGCTTGTGAAGGATAAG CTGGAACCAATCTACAGCCAAAAGTATCCTGCCTTCATGAGTCTGACTGTCGAGAACTTCAG TGCTGGGTCAATAATCACTTCAACACAACTAACTTTCAACTACACAAAAGGGCTCCCAACAACTGAAGACATTAAAAATGATCTTGTGAAAGCAGTGGAAACAGGAGTTGTaaatcaactgaaaataactccCAACTCAATTGTTGTCAACAATACAG GTATAACAACAGCAACGACAACTCGCAGAACAGCCATTACCGCCGCATCAACTAAAGTACTTACAACTACTCCTGCAGCAGCAGCTGTGGTACTGACAAATCTTGTGTTTAGCTCCTCTGACACATTTACAAACGACCTCCTTAATAAAACCTCTCCTGGCTTCAAGACAAGAGAAAAGCTTGTGAAGGATGAG CTTGAACCAATCTACAAAAAAACGTATCCTGCCTTCATGAAACTGAATGTCGAGAGTTTTAG GGCTGGGTCAGTTGTTACTTCAACACAACTAACTTTCAACTACACACAAGGGCTCCCAACCACTGAAGACATTAAAAATGTTCTTGTGAAAGCAGTGGAAACAGGAGGTGTCAATCAACTGAACATAATTCCCAACTCGGTTACTGTCAACAATACAG TTACAGCTACGACTGTAGCAAACACTGCAAGTGCACCCAAGATTGAATCCAGTCTTCTACAAGCAACATTCCTCCTCATTACATCAACAGTATTAAGACTTTTCCTGTAG
- the LOC129445271 gene encoding uncharacterized protein, producing the protein MSTFASTTPSSTAFKILTASIAAASTSSSSITTTTAAGTFTTNRVDTTTAPQSTVPTFASTALSLTATVKPSSITTTNVAEASTTKGTDITTSPQLTVSTVPSTTSYSSAFKSTTGNTAGLFTTLITANTSGPLTARSSHSTTATITVTLPQTKPTTQKSATSSSTSILIADATSKTTTTTSTPTKATTTTTAPPAQVLTSLVFSSNETFTNDLSNSSSDGFKERAKLVIDMLEPIYRRKYPAFISLTVLSFRSGSIITSTQLAFNYTQQYPTNQEVKNDLVNAAETGEANLLKIIPNSITVSSVTATTAATTVSVSTKPNQTTSSGPRIESSFLQATFLIMMSTILRLYLETP; encoded by the exons ATGTCTACCTTTGCATCAACTACTCCCTCGTCAACtgcttttaaaattttaactgcCAGTATAGCTGCAGCATCTACATCATCATCCTCAATAACCACAACCACTGCTGCTGGAACATTCACCACCAATCGAGTTGATACTACAACAGCACCACAATCAACAGTGCCTACCTTTGCATCAACTGCTCTTTCTTTAACTGCAACTGTAAAACCATCCTCAATTACCACAACAAATGTGGCTGAAGCATCCACCACAAAGGGTACTGATATCACGACATCCCCACAATTAACAGTCTCTACTGTTCCTTCAACCACTTCATATTCATCTGCCTTTAAAAGCACGACTGGTAACACAGCTGGACTATTCACCACACTGATAACTGCAAACACATCAGGTCCCTTAACAGCCAGATCAAGCCATAGCACCACTGCCACAATTACTGTGACACTCCCACAAACAAAACCAACAACTCAGAAATCTGCCACTTCCTCCTCAACTTCAATTCTTATCGCAGACGCAACatccaaaacaacaacaacaacatccaCCCCAACTAAAGCGACTACAACTACTACTGCACCACCAGCTCAGGTGTTGACGTCTCTGGTGTTTAGCTCAAATGAAACGTTTACAAATGACCTCTCCAATTCAAGCTCTGATGGCTTCAAGGAAAGAGCTAAGCTTGTAATAGACATG CTTGAACCAATCTACAGAAGAAAGTATCCTGCCTTCATCAGTTTGACTGTCTTGAGCTTTAG GTCTGGGTCAATAATCACTTCAACACAATTAGCTTTCAACTACACACAACAGTACCCAACCAATCAAGAAGTCAAAAATGATCTAGTAAATGCGGCGGAAACAGGAGAAGCCAATTTGCTGAAAATTATTCCTAACTCAATCACAGTCAGTTcag TTACAGCTACAACTGCAGCAACAACTGTTTCCGTTTCGACAAAACCAAATCAAACCACTTCAAGTGGACCCAGGATTGAATCCAGTTTTCTCCAAGCAACATTTCTCATTATGATGTCAACAATATTGAGACTTTACCTGGAGACTCCTTAA